Below is a genomic region from Candidatus Paceibacterota bacterium.
AAAGGCGAGGATTCTCCTTACACTATTACCCTCGAACGAGCGCTAGCTATCCTGGCTGAGGAAAAGAAAGTGAGAAAAGGTGGGTTTAGATTTAAGAGGAAGTAAGTCTATCCGAAAGATCAAAAAGTGGTTTTTTATCTTGAGAGATTATTTTATTTTCGTTCTCAATCTCATCTTTTGTAAAAAATCTTCCCCCTTGGCTTTCTCTAATATTTATTAGCTTTTCAAAATCTTCTTCAACCCTAGTAAAATAAATAGATTTCTCATTTGGCATGGAATCATAGTAAACTCCCAAAAATTCATATGTTGCTGGTGTCCAATCAAGCTCTTCCTTAATTTCGCGGATCATGGATTCTTCAGGCTTTTCATCATCCTCTATTCCACCTCCCCAGAAACTCCAGCAGTTTGGATATTGTTTTGCTGTTTTAGACCGAAGTGATAAATAAAATTCAAATTGATTGTTTACAATACGATAAGGGATAAGATTCGCTTTTCGTTTAACGATTTTCATTAAATAAATTTAAATACTAAAATTCTTCACCGAGTAAAGCCCCTCACTGTTATCTTCCTGATTTTTTTCTTCAGAGGAGCGGTCATCTAGAGCAGTTTCTGAGGTTGCATCAACGATAGGCTCGAGCGGATCTGCTTGATCGACTACGGCACTAGCTGTATCTGTACTCACTTTAGCCACGTTTAGTGGCGTTGCATTTGAAATAAATTTATTCATCAGCTCATTTGGATCGCGTTTCAGACCAGTGTTGGATTTGATGAGGTCGAGAATGCCGCGAAGGTCTTCGTTTGAAAAAAAATCGATCATGAGCTTGCCCCCATTGTCCTTGCGTTCGATATGGACACGTGTGCCGAGAGTTTCCTGCAGTTTTTCTTCAAGCTCGACAATTTCTGGATCAAAAGCACGTTCCTTTTTGCGTACTTTATCGAAAGCGATTTTACGAGCAATCACCTCCGTCTCGCGCACGGTCAATTTTTTAAAAGTAATTTCCTTGAAAAGGACTCCTTGCTCCTCGGGACGATCATTGAGCATCATCAGCGGCCGAGCATGGCCTTCGCTGATTTTTCCAGAGCTGATGGCATCCAAGATCTCCGTCGAAAGCATGAGCAGACGCAGACTATTAGAAACATACTCGCGACTTTTGCCAACCTTTTCGGCAATTTGAATATGCTTAAATTTAAATTCATCAGCCAGACGCTGAAAGGCGCGGGCCCGATCGACAGGGTTGAGATCCTCGCGTTGGAGGTTTTCAATAATAGCCAGCTCGAGTTTGACGCGGGAGTCTTCTTGGCTGGATCGAATGATGGCTGGCACCTGAGTCAAGCCGGCGAGCTTTGAGGCGCGCCAGCGCCTCTCGCCGGCGATCAGCTCATATTCTACCGCTAGACCACCGTCTTCTTTGAGCACTTCATTGCGGGTGACAGTCAGAGGCTGGAGCACGCCATACATGCGGATCGACTCCGCGAGGTCGCGCAGACGACTAACATCAAACTCATTACGAGGCTGATATGGGTTGGGTTTGATTTTATCCACCTCAATCCAGAAGATAGCATTATTAAAAAATTGGGATGAAGATTGTTGAGCCATGAGATGATTTTAACACAGAGATTGCGTGCGACAAAATCTTATTTGATTTTTATCGAAATGCCATTATACTGTGCTAAGATGCCAGAGTGATGAAATTGGTATCCATGCGTGACTCAAAATCACGTGCCGCAAGGCGTGAGGGTTCGAGTCCCTCCTCTGGCACAAAACAAGGTTATTTTAGACAATTAGCAATCAGTGATGACCTTTTTTTACTTGCCTATATTGTTGGACTAGCCATTGGTGATGGTAATCTTTCAAATCCAAATGGAGGGGCGACAAGATTAAGAATAAGTTGTGATACAAAATATCCCAATCTTATAAAAAATATTCGGGAAGCACTTCAAAGACTACTTCCTAAAAATAAGGTTTCAATCGTTAAAAAACGTGGTAATTGTGTTGATGTATACTGCTACTCAAATCACTGGGAAAAAATACTTCCGTGGAAGGCATTTGGCGGATCAAAATATATTCAAAATGTCAGAGTACCTCAATGGATTAAGGATTCAAACGATTATTCTAAGGAGTGTATGAGAGGTTTAATGCAAACAGATGGCTGTGTTTATTATGATAGGGGTTATCCTATGATAAACTTTACCACTATCATTCCTGATCTAG
It encodes:
- a CDS encoding NUDIX domain-containing protein; the protein is MKIVKRKANLIPYRIVNNQFEFYLSLRSKTAKQYPNCWSFWGGGIEDDEKPEESMIREIKEELDWTPATYEFLGVYYDSMPNEKSIYFTRVEEDFEKLINIRESQGGRFFTKDEIENENKIISQDKKPLFDLSDRLTSS
- a CDS encoding ParB/RepB/Spo0J family partition protein, producing MAQQSSSQFFNNAIFWIEVDKIKPNPYQPRNEFDVSRLRDLAESIRMYGVLQPLTVTRNEVLKEDGGLAVEYELIAGERRWRASKLAGLTQVPAIIRSSQEDSRVKLELAIIENLQREDLNPVDRARAFQRLADEFKFKHIQIAEKVGKSREYVSNSLRLLMLSTEILDAISSGKISEGHARPLMMLNDRPEEQGVLFKEITFKKLTVRETEVIARKIAFDKVRKKERAFDPEIVELEEKLQETLGTRVHIERKDNGGKLMIDFFSNEDLRGILDLIKSNTGLKRDPNELMNKFISNATPLNVAKVSTDTASAVVDQADPLEPIVDATSETALDDRSSEEKNQEDNSEGLYSVKNFSI